The Alnus glutinosa chromosome 8, dhAlnGlut1.1, whole genome shotgun sequence DNA segment gtTCAGTTGTGTAATATTGATTAATTTGTGTGCTGATAGGAAGCAAAGGTGAAAACTATGGGAAACTATGTCTTGATTTTTAAAGATCAATGATATGATATATGTGATTTACTACTAGGAGGTATTCCTTCTCTTTCTCACGTTCAGTAATAAGTGCAAGTATAGAAGACGGGGATCATATAAAGTGTTGGTTAGCCCTTGCCAACTTATTCCATCTTTTTTGTCCACATTGTGTTAggttaatgttgaaaaaaaaatacttacaaaaaaaaaaggttaatgtTCAAAATTGTTTCCTGTTGTCACAGTTACCCAATGGTCGAAAAAGTCTACAAGTTGAGAAGATTAGTGAAAAACCTAGCAGCATTGTAGAGGGGATAATTCACTCAGTAGGATGGTAGGCTGGACCTTTTAAACTCTCTCCCAACAGTTTTCTTGCATAGCTGCATGTATTCAGATGCCTAGTTAAGGTTGTGAAATCTATCTAGAAAGTTCAGAAAGAACTCTGCACATGTTGCGATACAAGATTCTAGAGGTCAACTTAGTAGGTTGATCCATTATGCCTTGTCCCAACAACCTATGCAGtatattttggtcattttttttataaaaaaaaaaaagaaaacgaaaaaaagtGTAGGCTTAGTTCTAGGGAATTTGGTTTCATCTTGGTCATGACCTAGGCTGGTGAGTGGTTATGGGTACAAGCTTTAGCTCAAATAACACTTTCTTCCCTTATAAGAACAAGGTAGAAGATTTGGAGAGTTTCAtagaggatattttagcttcattttttcatactctgtatctttggatggtAGCTTTTTCGTCCCCACTGTCGATTAGTCTTGCTAAtttccttgttcgtttttctattcctagttaggtgtttctttttgtatactttcagtatacttaggggcgccttacgcttttaataagactatatttatttttatatatataaaaagaacaaggTGGAAGATGAAGTCATGGGTTCAAGAGATGTCGTGTGTTTGTATAACTTACCAATCATAAAGACAAAATCTATTTATTATCTGACTTTAGTGAAACAAGATGAATTAAACTTCATGttctttcccccccccccccccccccccccccccatgctttcacttttctcttttttcctagAGTGCATTCATAAggttaaattttatttcatgagGAAAGCATTAATTTTAACTGACTCAGAAGATCCGTGTTGTCTGTCCATTTTGTGGTGACTGCTAACTTTTTAACAAATGCTGACTGGTACATCTTATTCttgaaaattgacatttttggAGCAGAAATATTGCGTGTAACCACACTGTTGGGGAATGCATCAGTTTTAGGTCAAAGTGGGTTTGAACATGCTAGCCCCCTGGCTTCTGGAGGAATATTTCCCAATGGAGGCGCCGATTTGAACGGATGGCCATCACGGTTCCAATCAGAAGTACGGATACTAACCATTAACATAACCTTTTTTCCATCTAATTTTACTGTATTTGCAGAAGTATTACTGACACGATCTTTTCATTTCGTGCTAACtcataacatttatttgagtgTTTGTAGATTATGCTACTCTTTGACAGGTAGTTGAAGCTAACATCCTCGAGCAATGTAAAATAGATTTTAGCTTAGCTTCCTGTTCCAGGAACGTAATAAGATGGTTCTTCTTTCCCTTATTTGTTGTCAAGGCACTCCTATACATGacatatttgttaattttactTCTGATGTATAAATGCAATTCCTGCTAGTACGGAGGCCTTATATGCAGAGAGTTTTGAGCATGGCATTCTCCAATGTATAGAAGTTTTGAGACTGTGGGAGTCCTAAATTTCTCCTCTAGGGTGCTAACTGCTGACCCTTTGGTTGATGAAATATTGTTAGTCATTTTGCCTTACAAGGGTTTTATCATGTGGTATTAATTGACTGGGCTCGGTTTTCAAGTGTGGGAGTCCTAAATTTCTCCTGCAGAGTGCTAACCACTGACCCTTCGGTTAATGGAATAGTGATATTCAGTTTGCCTTACAAGGGTGGATCTTGTGGTATTAATTGGCTGGTGGGGTTTCTTGAGGTTACTGATGCACCGTGTCACTGAAACAGCTGGTCAGATGACTTCATCTGATGCAAAAAACTGCATTACCGTTGAGCCTCTTAGTAGTTGTCAAATACAAACATTTAATTCCtctgctttttatttttggatttagaCCCTTGAATTTCACAATCTTCTACAATTATATGTGAATGTCAGCATGTGGTTTAATTGTTCTatggtctcttttttttttgggttatagcATACTTATTACTCCTTGGTGtgtttttctagaattttttatttccaATTTTCTTAGAGCTGCTGCAAGACAACTGTTGTAAATATCTGTTGCAAGACAATtgttctattgtttttttttttttttgttagcatACTTATTACTCCTTGGTGtgtttttctagaattttttatttcacattttcTTAGAGCTGCTGCAAGACAACTGTTGTAAATATCTGCTGCAAGACAATTGTtctattgtgttttttttttttttgttagcgTACTTATTACTCCTTGGTTTgtttttctagaaattttttctttaacattTTCTCAGAGCTGCTGCAAGATAATTGTTGTAGATATCTTTTGAGAATCTTTGGAGCTCCTCCAGGAGCCAAAATTTTACAGTACATTATGCATGACAAACAGTTGCATTTATCTATTACTGTAAGATTTAACAAATCTGGAATTATAATGAACAGATGTCGGGTTTAATACAGCCCTCATCAGCACAAAACTGGCTGAGTTCTCAAGGTAGCTCATCTGGTATTATTGCTAAAAGAACTATGAGAGTGGATATCCCTGTCGAGAAATATCCTAATGTACGAATAAACTTGCTCCTGTTTGATTGCTTATACTCTTCTTTTTGGCAGTTTCTGATGTTGATTTGTTGTTACAGTACAACTTTGTTGGGCGCCTCCTTGGTCCTAGGGGAAACTCTCTTAAGCGAGTGGAAGCAAGTACTGAGTGCCGTGTTCTGATCAGAGGGCGTGGTAGCATTAAGGATCCAACTAGggtataatgaattttttttgtattgatgATTGTGCATGCTGAAACTTTCATTTTCACCAGTAGTATGAGAAAGTGCTTGTTAATGCGGTTCATATCATAAATATATCTAGTTAAGTGTCTCCTTGTTTTTTTGTGtattctcttgtatatttcctgtgtacttaaggacgccttacactttttatgataatttgattacttaatcaaaaaaatatctagttaaGTGCCAGTTGATGAAGAGAATTGGATTAACACAACATTTGGAACAAGTTCCATTACAAATTTGTACTTTTTACTAGGTCTCATCCATGTTTCTTGATTGCATACTGAAAACCTGGTGAATCATATGGACGCAAAGCATTATGTAAACTCTATTTTGCACCCTTTTTTTTCAGTtcattttaaagtatttttaatgATGAATTCAGTAGTTAAGTTCTCATGGCTTCAGCATATTGTTGGAGAGAACTTTAAGAAACCTTGGCTTCATGTTGTTCATTGTTTGTTAAttgaaaatccttctcttttCGGAGAGAAATGATAATTAGAAGGTTTGCTTGTTGCTTTTGCTTCTTTGGCTCTGTGGACTAATCTGGGATGCTTTCATGAATTTTGGATTCTCATGAGAAAATACTTTTATTAAATCAGACTCCAGACAGATTTTCTGGAAACTTCCAACTCGTGCATTTTTCACCTTCACTTCCAAGAAGCTTCGTGTCACTGCATATAAGAGAAAACTGTCGGGGTACTTCTCTGCTATATGAGGTCTTTGTACACATGAGCTTCTTAAGTCCCTCCGCTTATGAGTAGCAAAAATGTTCACTTCTTGAGGCAGTTGATGAACCTGGAAAGTGAAATTACAATTCATTTCATTATCTTAACAAGTTTCTCTGAGTATATTTCAAGAccattttgatgttcatcatcTATTAAAAAACTGTGCGCGCTTTTAAAAAACTCAGCTTTTGATTCATTCTAATTGCCAGAGTGTAGTTTCTGACGCGGTTCTGAACGTTTTCGGTTTTGTTGATCAATTTATAGCTATGTGCCTTGAGCTTAAACTGTTACTGCGTCACCAATTGAAATTCAATTCCCGCTTTTCATTTGTACTATGAGAATATAACTATAgattgttttatttcttgtttttacAGGAAGAGATGATGAGAGGAAAACCAGGGTATGAGCATTTGAATGAACCTCTCCATATTTTAGTTGAGGCAGAACTACCAGTTGAAATAGTTGATGCACGACTGATGCAATCACGTGAGATACTTGAAGATTTGCTGAAACCTATGGCAAGTTTTCACTTTTGCCCCTCTTGTAAATATTATTCATTTGCTTTACAAGTATTTTTGCCTCCTTTGGATTAATCCGCGCTAATCTGgctctcctttttatttttctaatttaggAGGAAACCCATGATTTCTATAAGAAACAGCAGCTACGGGAGCTCGCAATGCTCAACGGTACGCTTCGTGAAGAGGGTTCTCCTATGGCCGGTTCGGTGTCCCCCTTCCACAACAGCCTTGGTATGAAGAGGGCCAAGACTAGGGGGTAATGGATCCCCATTCTTAGAGGGCTTTTGGAGCTTGTGCGTTAGTTTGTGGAAGTAAACAGCAGTTCCCACGCTGCAGGTGTTGCAGTCCCAGCCAATGCCTCAACTGCCGTCGGGGCACTGGCATCGTTATATGCTAGTTCTAACTTGTTTCTATATGAAGTGTGTTTCTGTTAGGGGGAGGCTTAATGACAGTGTCACGTAGTAAAGGACCGTATCGAATGCAGGGGGTATGCTTATGTGTGTTTTTGCATTAGGCAGTTTGGTCGGGACATTCTCCCTCCAAAGCTGTCTTTGTTTATTAGGTTATACTATAAGCTTGTGATGACAGTTTTGTTTGTGGTGATGGGGATCTCTGGTGAGAAAGTTAAGGTATGGTTTGCATACAAGTGAGGCAAACAATGATCTACCCTGTTGCTTGGTTTCTGGGTTGGAGTGATTTGTATTTATCAAGTATAGTACTTTAGATGTGATGGAAATCATTCTTTGTTATATGCTAGTGTACAAGTCTTAATAGCTTTTACTCCCTTTACCCTGCCTTCTCCATTTAAATGCTTCTCAAATGTGTTCTCATTAGCTCTTAAGAATTACCATGACTGCTCTGCTTTGATGGATTGTTGTTAAATGTTTGTTTGTGGAATGCCTAAGactcttaattttttagaattagaCATTGATTCCCATCAATGTGTTCTCAATCCAGGATCCACATTGATTCCTATCAAGTCATCCTAATAACATTGGCCACATATTATTTCCATCATTCAAATATTACTGTAAGTTCAATACACTCAGCTTGATTTAGTCATTTTATCAATTTCTCCAATGAAATATCACTTCATAGCATTTTCAAGAAGAAAACTTCTATGCTGTGGAAAAaatggaaatgacatctaacTAGTTTTAGACGGTTGTCATAAAAATTTGTGATTTCATTGATGATGCCTTTGTAATTTCATAAGAACTTTgctagagaaatgttatttctcCATTTCCTATTTATCTCCATTCATTTTTTATCCAAATCAAATGCAATGGTTGATTtgaaagatttgaaaaaaagatgTGGAGAAATAACAAGTCTCTTTAAAATTACAGGGATTTCTTTGTTACAAGGTCAAACTACATGAaccaatttaataattttctctaaaataGATATtaagagccttttttttttttcttcgatgaATAAATATCtcgtttataaaataaaaaataaacaaagaaaagaaaaagtgaaaaaaaaaaaaaaaaaaaaaaaaaaaaaaaaaaaaaaacacccactcCCCACGGTGTCGGGTCTTCTGTGACCCATGTCATTAGccccttttttattatttttttccctttatttgatttttttttttaaaataataataataattaagggtatattttattttttttctgttttcaattttatttttaaaagcatgATAATTCGGGGGGTAAGTGAAGTAAGTGTACAATCagatattgaaaattttaatacaaTTCACTACGTCTTACCATTAGAgaagaacaaaaccaaaacgTATGTGATACTCTTTAGAAGCCAATAACCAAATTTTGTTAGTGTTTCGGagtgaacaaaacaaaaaagttccTGTGCTTGATCATTGTGATCCCTCTCCCTCTGCCATTGATCGTATGCCATCGATTTCCTTAGCAATCAATACTCCTTTAACCACAAAAAAAACATCCATTTAATTACTAGCCTCTCTTTCATGCATGACTGCTTGAAACCATTACAAACTCATCCTCTGCAGCAGATAAATAGTTGCATTGGGTTGTATACTTGGCTATATACCTAGTAATTCAAGGAAGGAATCAGGATATAATTATACATGTTTATATCAACATGGCTATTATTGGAAAAGTTAATAATATGGAGGAACTCGACAGCTTGAGGATCTGCAGTTTCGGTCATCATAACCAAAGATGGCTGGAGAGGCTCAAATATATTAATTCAGAcattttcttcaccttcttcatcCTCGATGTCACCAATTCCAACCCAACGGGTGAATGCAAAGAGAAATTCTTTGAAGTTCACCATTCCATTTTTATCCCAGTCCATCTCTTCTgcaaaagtaaaacaaactCACCACTTAACATCATCATGAAAGTCATTAGTTTATTTAGACAGAATTATACACCAGAGGGGCTGAAGCACATCCAGGGAATGTATAGCAGGGTCTATACATGCTTAGAGACATACTAAACTCTAACCATCTGATGGGAAATGCATCATCATTAGCCAGACTCAAGAACATTCATGTTCATTTCTTCATCAAACTCTGAGTGCCATTATACATTACTGCAACCAGACCAAGACAACAGGTGTACATATATGGCAAATATTTCCTGCTAGCTAAGGCAAATACTAAGAAGCCTAGATGCAAATCTCTGAGACCAATGGAATTAATATTTTCCAGCAATGGGCATAAATActaaatcaatttcaaaattctcttctaaaataaaaacttatatacAATCTAGTTTGACCAGCAAACGCACTACCGCAAATCATCTCTTAGTGATGCAAGTCTCTTTTGCATAAAATGCGTACGCATAAGCATGCCTTGTAACATATTAAGCATATGAGTCTATCTGAGTCGTTCGTAGACATTGATGCACACACACAGAGCTTACCAAATCTTTTCATGGCTATTTGTCCAGAACTATATTCTCCTGATGTAGTTTCATTTATGGCTTGGACCATCTCACTCTTGCTGACATAACCATCCTTGTTCTTGTCCAGGAAGACAAATGCATCCACCAAAGTTTCAAATGTGGCCTCCAGATTGGGCATCCCCATGTGTGATTTCTAGCAGTGTCAAGTaatacaagaagaagaagagaaggcaGTATTACTGCAAAACATATATTTCCTCATGATGTCAACTGGGCAAGTCATGATGGTCATACGATAAGCTTAACCTGCACCTTTTAAATGACTTGCATTTTCCAACCATCATTCGACTGAATTTCTAGGCCAataaccagaaaaaaaaaaaaaaaaaaaaaaaaaaaaaaaaaaagtctctttGGTGGTTCTTCAGATTTTGGTGGATGGATAAAATTAAGCCCTccaaaaaatacatattttaaaTGATCTCAAAGACAGGACAGGACcaaataaatttgaaatgaatGTGCTTGTATGTGCACTTCGTGAGGAGAGAGATATATTCTGTCTACAAAAAATGCAAGTAGACAAGTAATAAGGCATACAGTAGAAACTTTCAGGAAATCACTGACCATGAAAATACAGCCCTTTCTTTTGATAAAACATTTACATGAAGTGTGTTATCTGTTGATACGAAAATATAGTAACCTCAGAAAATATTTAAGCTATCAAAAAGACAAAGGCATATGAAATATGATACCCTTCTGTAAATGAGAGAAGAGATTTGGTATACATCTACCAAATATACCTTATTAGATGGTTCATGTGTCAGCTGTCAAGTAAAAGGAAACTTGAAAAGGAAATACatagagaaaatattttctggatACAGCATGAAGGGCAACGGGATCGTCTTTGAGAAGATAGACAAGGCAGAGAAGTACAATGAactcagtgaacttcatacccaTATTCTCATTAATATCACATGCCTCAAAGAGATCATTGATTTCCTCCTCTGTAAAGGAAATTTCCAGCTTATTGAAACACTTTTTCAACTCCGCATGATCTATGGCACCATTTGAATCCTCGTCTGCAACCAAAAGAAAAGGCACACATCTAAGCAGCTATAAATCAtaacaaagaaggaaaaaaaacaaaaaaggagtatTCCTGTGTGTGTATCATGTGACCACACATGCAGAGAACACTAAACACATTCTTCTTAGCAGTCATAAGGGAAAATAATGAAGTAGATATTTTTGTGTGAGTTTTCAGAAATAACAACCAATTAAGCATCATTAAGATCTGAGGCTTACCAAAATACATGGCAAtcctaaaataaattttaagttcAAGACAGTAGAAGacaaatatataaatttctgcaaaaaaaaaaaaaaaaaaccagcataATCCCTCACCCTAAAAGAGTTCGATGAGGGGTGCagttatatattattctttttattagcTGCATCAATCAGTCTCTAACTTATCTATACAAACAACAATTCTTGGAAAGACATTGATGCATAACCTTCTAGTTTAATTGATACAGCACAACAACATTTAATTTTATGGTAATGAATTCTGTGTTGCCAAGATAACTAATCTACTGATAATGTTCAACAAAGAAATGAATTGAAACTGCTACCTACCGAATTGCTCAAAAATAACCTTGCAATTTCTTAAGCTCTCATCTATTTTTGGGAATTTCA contains these protein-coding regions:
- the LOC133875944 gene encoding probable calcium-binding protein CML21, with amino-acid sequence MGNIVGKSESTRKGWIAETKLEAKMVEAMKKRASGGSAIKSFNSIILKFPKIDESLRNCKVIFEQFDEDSNGAIDHAELKKCFNKLEISFTEEEINDLFEACDINENMGMKFTEFIVLLCLVYLLKDDPVALHAKSHMGMPNLEATFETLVDAFVFLDKNKDGYVSKSEMVQAINETTSGEYSSGQIAMKRFEEMDWDKNGMVNFKEFLFAFTRWVGIGDIEDEEGEENV
- the LOC133875201 gene encoding KH domain-containing protein At5g56140 isoform X3 gives rise to the protein MASTGGGRYMAYSPSPSPSAPPSPHLSGLRTASSVAAAIVDQEKYLSELLAERHKLTPFMPVLPHACRLLNQEILRVTTLLGNASVLGQSGFEHASPLASGGIFPNGGADLNGWPSRFQSEYNFVGRLLGPRGNSLKRVEASTECRVLIRGRGSIKDPTREEMMRGKPGYEHLNEPLHILVEAELPVEIVDARLMQSREILEDLLKPMEETHDFYKKQQLRELAMLNGTLREEGSPMAGSVSPFHNSLGMKRAKTRG
- the LOC133875201 gene encoding KH domain-containing protein At4g26480 isoform X2, which produces MASTGGGRYMAYSPSPSPSAPPSPHLSGLRTASSVAAAIVDQEKYLSELLAERHKLTPFMPVLPHACRLLNQVLGQSGFEHASPLASGGIFPNGGADLNGWPSRFQSEMSGLIQPSSAQNWLSSQGSSSGIIAKRTMRVDIPVEKYPNYNFVGRLLGPRGNSLKRVEASTECRVLIRGRGSIKDPTREEMMRGKPGYEHLNEPLHILVEAELPVEIVDARLMQSREILEDLLKPMEETHDFYKKQQLRELAMLNGTLREEGSPMAGSVSPFHNSLGMKRAKTRG
- the LOC133875201 gene encoding KH domain-containing protein At5g56140 isoform X1: MASTGGGRYMAYSPSPSPSAPPSPHLSGLRTASSVAAAIVDQEKYLSELLAERHKLTPFMPVLPHACRLLNQEILRVTTLLGNASVLGQSGFEHASPLASGGIFPNGGADLNGWPSRFQSEMSGLIQPSSAQNWLSSQGSSSGIIAKRTMRVDIPVEKYPNYNFVGRLLGPRGNSLKRVEASTECRVLIRGRGSIKDPTREEMMRGKPGYEHLNEPLHILVEAELPVEIVDARLMQSREILEDLLKPMEETHDFYKKQQLRELAMLNGTLREEGSPMAGSVSPFHNSLGMKRAKTRG